The Arachis hypogaea cultivar Tifrunner chromosome 16, arahy.Tifrunner.gnm2.J5K5, whole genome shotgun sequence genome contains a region encoding:
- the LOC112755470 gene encoding AP-2 complex subunit sigma isoform X3, translating into MSLSRIPRSTRSNTRFIASLLIETPNTLTSLRTHKVIYRRYAGLFFSLCVDITDNELAYLECIHLFVEILDHFFSNVCELDLVFNFHKVYLILDEFILAGELQETSKKAIIERMGELEKLE; encoded by the exons ATGTCCCTCTCGAGGATTCCGAGAAGCACAAGGTCGAATACGAGGTTCATCGCCTCGTTGTTAATCGAGACCCCAAATACACTAACTTCGTTGAG GACTCACAAGGTAATATATAGGAGATATGCTGGCTTGTTCTTCTCTCTATGTGTTGACATTACTGATAATGAGCTTGCTTACTTGGAGTGCATCCATCTATTTGTGGAGATTTTGGATCACTTCTTTAGCAATGTGTGTGAGCTTGACTTGGTCTTCAACTTCCATAAG GTATATCTTATACTTGATGAATTCATTCTAGCGGGTGAATTGCAAGAAACTAGTAAAAAG GCTATCATAGAGAGAATGGGGGAACTAGAAAAACTTGAGTAA
- the LOC112755470 gene encoding AP-2 complex subunit sigma isoform X1 yields the protein MIRFILLQNRQGKTRLAKYYVPLEDSEKHKVEYEVHRLVVNRDPKYTNFVEFRTHKVIYRRYAGLFFSLCVDITDNELAYLECIHLFVEILDHFFSNVCELDLVFNFHKVYLILDEFILAGELQETSKKAIIERMGELEKLE from the exons ATG ATCCGATTCATTCTGCTGCAGAACAGGCAGGGGAAAACCCGTTTGGCGAAATACTATGTCCCTCTCGAGGATTCCGAGAAGCACAAGGTCGAATACGAGGTTCATCGCCTCGTTGTTAATCGAGACCCCAAATACACTAACTTCGTTGAG TTTAGGACTCACAAGGTAATATATAGGAGATATGCTGGCTTGTTCTTCTCTCTATGTGTTGACATTACTGATAATGAGCTTGCTTACTTGGAGTGCATCCATCTATTTGTGGAGATTTTGGATCACTTCTTTAGCAATGTGTGTGAGCTTGACTTGGTCTTCAACTTCCATAAG GTATATCTTATACTTGATGAATTCATTCTAGCGGGTGAATTGCAAGAAACTAGTAAAAAG GCTATCATAGAGAGAATGGGGGAACTAGAAAAACTTGAGTAA
- the LOC112755470 gene encoding AP-2 complex subunit sigma isoform X2, whose product MIRFILLQNRQGKTRLAKYYVPLEDSEKHKVEYEVHRLVVNRDPKYTNFVEFRTHKVIYRRYAGLFFSLCVDITDNELAYLECIHLFVEILDHFFSNVYLILDEFILAGELQETSKKAIIERMGELEKLE is encoded by the exons ATG ATCCGATTCATTCTGCTGCAGAACAGGCAGGGGAAAACCCGTTTGGCGAAATACTATGTCCCTCTCGAGGATTCCGAGAAGCACAAGGTCGAATACGAGGTTCATCGCCTCGTTGTTAATCGAGACCCCAAATACACTAACTTCGTTGAG TTTAGGACTCACAAGGTAATATATAGGAGATATGCTGGCTTGTTCTTCTCTCTATGTGTTGACATTACTGATAATGAGCTTGCTTACTTGGAGTGCATCCATCTATTTGTGGAGATTTTGGATCACTTCTTTAGCAAT GTATATCTTATACTTGATGAATTCATTCTAGCGGGTGAATTGCAAGAAACTAGTAAAAAG GCTATCATAGAGAGAATGGGGGAACTAGAAAAACTTGAGTAA
- the LOC112758198 gene encoding hexokinase-2, chloroplastic encodes MSVIAVGSFLPPPPPYRRIKPRFTTMVSLRSDAVSVAETSSILRKLKEECATPLPVLRQVADAMSADMRAGLAAAHGLPMIPSFVEDLPTGNEKGLFYALDLGGTNFRVLRVQLGGKDERVVATDFDQVSIPPQLMSATCEELFDFIALGLAKLAAKDDDRLNLSPGKKGEIGFTFSFPVRQTSIDSGILVKWTKGFAVSGAAGRDVVACLNEAMERQGLDMRVSALVNDAVATLAGAEYWDNDVAVAIILGTGTNACYVEQIDAIPKLQGHVSSSGKMIISTEWGAFSKRLPLTEFDRAMDAASINPGEQIFEKTISGMYLGEIVRLVLLEMAATGELFGKSIPENLYTPFILGTPDLCAMQQDNSGDLQGVGSLLYDKARVESTFSARKTVLEVCDTIVKRGGSLAGAGIVGILQKMEEDSKGVIFGKRTVVAIDGGLYENYPQYRTYMQDSVKELIGSEKSNNLVIEHSKDGSGIGAALLAASNSMYKHDF; translated from the exons ATGTCAGTTATTGCCGTTGGATCATTCCTCCCGCCACCGCCGCCGTACCGGAGGATCAAGCCTCGCTTCACGACCATGGTGTCTCTCCGATCCGACGCTGTATCGGTTGCAGAAACAAGCAGCATATTGAGGAAGCTGAAGGAAGAGTGCGCCACGCCTCTTCCTGTACTTCGTCAAGTGGCGGATGCCATGTCAGCTGACATGAGAGCTGGCCTCGCCGCCGCACACGGCCTTCCCATGATACCCTCCTTCGTTGAGGATCTTCCCACTGG GAATGAGAAGGGATTGTTCTATGCTTTGGACCTTGGTGGAACCAACTTCCGTGTGCTGAGGGTGCAGTTGGGCGGAAAGGATGAGCGTGTCGTCGCCACCGACTTCGACCAAGTGTCCATACCTCCTCAGCTTATGTCTGCTACATGTGAG GAGCTTTTTGATTTCATTGCTTTAGGACTAGCAAAACTCGCGGCAAAAGATGATGATAGATTGAATTTGTCGCCTGGAAAGAAGGGAGAAATCGGGTTCACTTTTTCATTTCCAGTGAGGCAGACATCTATTGACTCCGGCATACTAGTCAAGTGGACCAAAGGTTTTGCAGTCAGTGGAGCA GCAGGAAGAGATGTGGTTGCTTGTTTGAATGAGGCTATGGAGAGGCAAGGACTAGATATGCGAGTCTCTGCGCTG GTGAATGATGCTGTGGCAACATTAGCTGGAGCAGAATATTGGGACAATGATGTTGCGGTTGCTATCATTTTAGGTACCGGAACCAATGCCTGCTATGTTGAGCAAATTGATGCCATTCCTAAGTTACAAGGTCATGTCTCCTCTTCTGGGAAAATG ATTATTAGTACTGAGTGGGGAGCATTCTCAAAACGTCTCCCTTTAACTGAGTTTGATAGAGCGATGGATGCTGCTAGTATCAACCCTGGTGAGCAG ATCTTTGAAAAGACAATCTCAGGAATGTATCTAGGGGAAATTGTGAGACTAGTGCTTTTGGAAATGGCTGCAACTGGTGAATTGTTTGGGAAATCAATCCCAGAAAATCTATATACGCCTTTCATACTTGG GACCCCAGATCTATGTGCCATGCAGCAGGACAATTCAGGTGATTTACAAGGCGTTGGGTCCCTCCTCTATGATAAAGCAAGG GTTGAGTCCACTTTTAGTGCAAGGAAAACCGTTTTAGAGGTTTGTGACACAATTGTGAAGCGGGGTGGAAGCTTAGCAGGTGCAGGAATTGTGGGGATTCTGCAAAAAATGGAGGAGGATTCAAAAGGAGTGATCTTTGGGAAGAGAACAGTTGTGGCCATTGATGGAGGCTTATATGAAAATTACCCTCAATACAGGACATATATGCAAGATTCGGTCAAAGAGCTCATAGGATCAGAGAAGTCAAACAATTTGGTAATTGAACATTCAAAAGATGGATCTGGCATAGGTGCTGCTCTTTTGGCAGCTTCAAACTCCATGTACAAGCATGACTTCTAG
- the LOC112758199 gene encoding WEB family protein At1g75720 yields the protein MSLFSHLSLSQFVTNKPTALYILIAIPFFRIAAMSMENGGVMMVATRKGEIDTKPPFRSVKEAVSLFADKLLYASQFKQSEAIMENRVIIDEPLSLRHEAIEAELEETKQNLQKAKEETMSMAHCLSSLQEELELTRQELQQLKQESMGNNKKHHPIMQEEEEEAVIIEDVKDMENNKNKNNVTKFDDDELQKKRYVTFANTPSLTHIISPSPQPLTLEVEKLKRHHSFGSEKKKNKIKSLIPLIGFGGVFSKKKRNNY from the exons ATGTCACTATtttcccacctctctctctcccaatttGTAACTAACAAACCAACCGCATTATATATTTTGATTGCCATCCCTTTCTTTCGCATCGCAGCAATGAGCATGGAAAATGGTGGTGTGATGATGGTGGCTACAAGAAAGGGAGAGATAGATACAAAGCCTCCCTTTCGCTCTGTCAAAGAAGCTGTCTCTTTATTCGCTGACAAACTTCTCTATGCATCTCAATTCAAACAG AGTGAAGCAATAATGGAAAATAGGGTTATTATTGATGAGCCTTTGAGCCTGAGACATGAAGCCATTGAAGCTGAGCTTGAAGAGACAAAGCAAAACCTTCAAAAAGCTAAAGAAGAAACCATGTCAATGGCGCATTGTCTTTCTTCATTGCAAGAAGAGCTTGAACTCACAAGGCAAGAGCTTCAACAATTGAAGCAAGAATCCATGGGCAATAATAAGAAGCATCATCCCAtaatgcaagaagaagaagaagaagcggttaTTATTGAAGATGTGAAGGACAtggagaataataaaaataaaaataatgtaacaaagtttgatgatgatgaattgCAAAAGAAAAGGTATGTGACTTTTGCAAATACACCCTCATTAACTCATATTATTTCACCGTCACCACAACCGCTTACACTTGAAGTTGAAAAATTGAAGAGGCACCATTCATTTGggagtgagaagaagaagaataagatcaAGTCACTTATTCCACTCATTGGTTTTGGAGGTgtcttttcaaagaaaaagagaaacaatTATTAA